From the Verrucomicrobiota bacterium genome, the window GGGCAGCGCGTTGAGCCGCCCATTTTGCCAACCGTACAGGGTATTCCGGTGCAGGAACCACGGTCGCCCGGCGGTATCCGTCACCATCGTTCTCAGCGACGCGCCGGCAAACGTCGGCGGTGAGGGGGCGGGCACAAACCGGTTCTGTTCCCACCGCCACAGCCCGGCCTGTGTCCCCGCCAGCCACCGCCCGCCCTGCCCATCTTCACCCACCCATAGCGCCCCGGTGTCCGGCACCCCTTCGGCAGCGGCGAACGCCCGGCACGTGCCATCTTTTATCCGGCCCACCTCGTTATGCTCGCCGATCACCCACAATCCGCCCTCCCGATCCACGGACAACCGCTCCAGTCGGTTGTCGGGCAACCCCGGCACGTTGCCGATGTCGAACTGGGTAAACCGCACCCCATCAAAGCGTGCCAGCCCGCTATAGGTCGCCAGCCAAAGATAGCCATCCGGGGTTTGTGCGATCGAATTCACGGAACTCTGCGGCAGCCCCTCCTCGATGCTCCAAACGTCCATGGTGTAATCTTGATTCGTGAGCCCCGCCCAAGCCGGAACAGCAGCCAGCAGCAGGCTCAACATGACCGCCAGCAACCATCGCGCTGGCCCGCCACTCTTGACGCGCCCTCGCCGACCCTGTCGCAAATTCCAGGCTTTCACTTGACCGCGGACCTTAACCACCTCATCCAGGGAACACAATCAGAAATCCAGTTGATGCCGTGGTAGCGTGCTGAACCGATGTTTAAAAATGCTGAACAAAAAACTGGCATAATATGGCGCAGTTCGGTAAATCCCTCACATGCAATCTGGAAATGACAAGACAACTGGCTCTGACCACACGACGTGGCAGGGGATGCGCTGGTACATTTGTGCCTTGCTGTTTTTCGCCACGACGATCAACTACATTGATCGCCAAATCCTGTCGCTGATCAAAGAGTTTCTCGATGTTCAGTTTGGCTGGAGCAAGGCGCAGTTCGGCCTGGTCAACTCGCTCTTTCAAGGCGCGTATGGCGCGGGGTTATTGTGGTTCGGATGGTTCGTGGACCGCCGGGGAGTCCGCCTGGGCTACGCGGTCTCCATGGTCGGCTGGAGCCTGGCCGCAATGGTGCATGCGTTCGTCAACTTCATCCCGCAAGGGCATAAATTTGCCGCGTACGGGTTCGTGTTTGAATACACCACCCTGGCAGTGGGCTCGTTTGGCTTTTGCCGGGTGCTGCTGGGCTTAGCGGAAGCTGGCAACTTTCCCTCCGCCGTCAAGGGCGTGGCGCAGTGGTTCCCCAAGCGCGAACGGGCGCTGGCCGCCAGCCTGTTTAACGCGGGCACGAATGTGGGCGCAATTATCGCTCCGGCATTGGTGCCGTTCCTGGCGATTAAATTCGGCTGGCCGATGCCGTTCATCCTGGCGGGCATACTGGGGTTTGTGTGGCTGTTCTTCTGGCTGCCGGTGTACAAAACCCCGGAGGAACATCCCCGGGTATCCAAGGAAGAATTAGAACTGATCCAGAGCGACAAGGAAATCAGCACCCCGGAAAAAGTGTCGTGGCTGAGCCTGCTGGGACACCGGCAGACATGGTCGTTCATCGTGGCCAAGTTCATGACCGATCCGGTGTGGTGGTTTTTCCTGATCTGGCTGCCGGACTTTTTCAACGAAACCCTGCTGCTGAACATCAAGAAAAGCTGGGTCCACCTGGTCACCATTTACAGCATCATCACCGTGCTCAGTATTTTTGGCGGCTGGATCACCGGCCATTTGAGCAAGTTGGGCTGGAGCATCACTCGTGCGCGCAAGACGGGCATGTTTGTTTTTGCGCTATGCGTGGTACCAGTCATGTTCGCGACGCATTTCGGGCGTTTCAATGTGGATGCCGGGTTCTTTGACCGCCTCAAAGTCTCCAGCTACACGATCGAAAAGATCGTCACGGTGGAGGGGAAGAACGTGAAGGAGAAAACGACCAAGCCGGTCCCGGCCGAGGTGGTGACGGCGTTGCAGGCATTGAATGGGAAGACCTATCGCACGGCAGAAAGTTTCATCCAGGCAGCCGGCGAGATCGTTACGCCGGCCACGGCCACGGAAATGAAACAGGCCCTGGCGGACTCCGCGCGGGATAACCAACTATTCTGGATCGCCGTGCTGCTCATCAGCCTGGCGGGAGCGGCGCACCAGGCCTGGTCGGCCAACCTGTACACCACCGTCTCGGACATGTTCCCGAAGAAGGCGGTGGCCTCCATCATCGGCATTGGCGGCATGGCCGGCTCGATGGGCGGGATGATTTTCCCGTTGGTCACCGGGGTTTTGTTGGACCATTTCAAGGCGGCAGGCAAAGTGACGGCCGGATACAACATCCTGTTTGGGATATGCGCGTTTGCCTACCTGACCAGCTTTGCCATTCACCATTTCCTGGCCCCCAAATTTGAAGCAGTGGATGTGGATAAGAAGAAAACGGCTTAAACCGGAGGCGGCGAACGCGGAAACCCCTCAATTGGCAGGTTTCCCCCCTTGCCAGTGAGGCCTTTCGCGGCTAA encodes:
- a CDS encoding MFS transporter — its product is MQSGNDKTTGSDHTTWQGMRWYICALLFFATTINYIDRQILSLIKEFLDVQFGWSKAQFGLVNSLFQGAYGAGLLWFGWFVDRRGVRLGYAVSMVGWSLAAMVHAFVNFIPQGHKFAAYGFVFEYTTLAVGSFGFCRVLLGLAEAGNFPSAVKGVAQWFPKRERALAASLFNAGTNVGAIIAPALVPFLAIKFGWPMPFILAGILGFVWLFFWLPVYKTPEEHPRVSKEELELIQSDKEISTPEKVSWLSLLGHRQTWSFIVAKFMTDPVWWFFLIWLPDFFNETLLLNIKKSWVHLVTIYSIITVLSIFGGWITGHLSKLGWSITRARKTGMFVFALCVVPVMFATHFGRFNVDAGFFDRLKVSSYTIEKIVTVEGKNVKEKTTKPVPAEVVTALQALNGKTYRTAESFIQAAGEIVTPATATEMKQALADSARDNQLFWIAVLLISLAGAAHQAWSANLYTTVSDMFPKKAVASIIGIGGMAGSMGGMIFPLVTGVLLDHFKAAGKVTAGYNILFGICAFAYLTSFAIHHFLAPKFEAVDVDKKKTA